Proteins encoded by one window of Deltaproteobacteria bacterium:
- the mutS gene encoding DNA mismatch repair protein MutS, with protein sequence MEPRRSETPMMRQHRELKRQAGDALLFFRMGDFYELFETDAETAAPLLDLVLTSREKDSPQPVPMCGVPFHALEGYLRRCLAAGLSVAIAEQVEDPRAAKGLVRREIVEVVTPGLVANADRLEGAGANYLAALIRESDLHGLAYLDLSTGEFAATESDRREIVEAELDRIGPRELIARDVEKDLPRGVAVRRVADADFEPRAVADRIGRLPHGLDANETCAAARAAAALFATVARLQPASLAQLGELRRYRVAEFLTLDRATRRHLELFENSHDGGREGTLFAALDETRSPLGRRRLATWLGEPLLDPVAIGARQERVAAWLEPDSARETLREALRSVGDLERALSRATLPTGGPRELAQLRACLCGVARVAGAAPISDPLDDVRVELERVLVDEPPPAPRGEPHVGYVRDGVDAELDQIRRESIEGEAFFAELEARERARTGIPTLKVRYNRIFGWSIEVTKARLGLVPPEYRRKQTTVSGERYTTDELERWENVTLRARERAAAAELRVVDSLKARLRTQAERVRRSAFAIGELDVAQSLATVARERGWVRPELDSTLAIEIEAGRHPVVELGTRDFVANDVRLDGEDVRFLILTGPNMAGKSTLLRQVALIALLAQMGSFVPARRARIGIADRIFTRVGASDSLATGESTFMVEMRETAAILREGTGRSLVLLDEIGRGTSTFDGLSIAWAVAEHLHDAPGLRARVLFATHYHELADLARTKSAVRNYHFTCAEQDGEILFLRRMEPGAASRSYGIDVARTAGLPPKVIRRAREVLRNLEGGEFDERGVPRLARAPGAAGEPAQLGLFAPEPDPLHAALRALEPDQMTPIEALVAIDRLKRLAGDPS encoded by the coding sequence GTGGAGCCGCGCCGCAGCGAGACGCCGATGATGCGCCAGCACCGCGAGCTCAAGCGGCAGGCAGGCGATGCGCTGCTCTTCTTCCGGATGGGCGATTTCTATGAGCTCTTCGAGACCGACGCAGAGACCGCCGCTCCGCTCCTCGACCTGGTCCTGACCTCGCGCGAGAAGGACTCGCCGCAGCCCGTGCCGATGTGCGGCGTGCCCTTTCACGCGCTCGAGGGATACCTCCGGCGCTGTCTCGCGGCGGGGCTCTCGGTCGCGATCGCCGAGCAGGTGGAGGATCCGCGCGCGGCAAAGGGGCTGGTGCGGCGCGAGATCGTCGAGGTCGTGACTCCGGGGCTGGTGGCGAACGCCGACCGGCTCGAGGGCGCGGGCGCGAACTACCTGGCGGCGCTGATCCGGGAGTCGGACCTGCACGGGCTTGCGTACCTCGATCTGTCGACGGGAGAGTTCGCGGCGACCGAGAGCGACCGGCGCGAGATCGTCGAGGCCGAGCTCGATCGGATCGGGCCGCGCGAGCTGATCGCCCGCGACGTCGAGAAGGATCTGCCGCGCGGAGTGGCCGTGCGCCGCGTCGCGGATGCCGACTTCGAGCCGCGCGCGGTCGCGGATCGGATCGGTCGGCTCCCGCACGGCCTCGATGCGAACGAGACCTGCGCGGCGGCTCGCGCGGCCGCGGCCCTCTTCGCCACCGTCGCGCGGCTGCAGCCCGCCTCTCTCGCGCAGCTGGGCGAGCTGCGCCGCTACAGAGTCGCCGAGTTCCTGACGCTCGATCGCGCGACGCGCCGCCACCTGGAGCTGTTCGAGAACAGCCACGACGGAGGGCGCGAAGGCACGCTCTTCGCCGCGCTCGACGAGACGCGCTCTCCGCTCGGCCGGCGCCGCCTCGCGACCTGGCTCGGCGAACCGCTTCTCGACCCGGTCGCGATCGGGGCGCGGCAGGAGCGGGTCGCGGCCTGGCTCGAGCCGGACTCCGCCCGCGAGACACTTCGCGAGGCTCTGCGCAGCGTGGGCGACCTGGAGCGCGCGCTCTCCCGCGCGACGCTTCCGACCGGCGGTCCGCGCGAGCTGGCCCAGCTTCGCGCCTGCCTCTGCGGGGTGGCTCGCGTGGCCGGTGCCGCGCCGATCTCGGATCCGCTCGACGACGTGCGCGTCGAGCTCGAGCGCGTTCTCGTCGACGAGCCGCCGCCGGCACCCCGTGGCGAGCCGCACGTCGGCTACGTCCGAGACGGCGTCGACGCCGAGCTCGACCAGATCCGCCGCGAGTCGATCGAAGGCGAGGCGTTCTTCGCCGAGCTCGAGGCGCGCGAGCGCGCGCGCACCGGCATTCCCACGCTGAAGGTCCGCTACAACCGCATCTTCGGTTGGTCGATCGAGGTGACCAAGGCGCGCCTCGGGCTCGTGCCGCCCGAATACCGGCGCAAACAGACGACGGTTTCGGGCGAGCGCTACACCACCGACGAGCTCGAGCGCTGGGAGAACGTGACGCTCCGCGCGCGCGAGCGCGCTGCAGCGGCGGAGCTGCGCGTGGTCGACTCGCTGAAGGCGCGACTGCGCACGCAGGCAGAGCGCGTGCGCCGCTCGGCGTTCGCGATCGGCGAGCTCGACGTCGCACAGTCGCTGGCGACCGTCGCGCGCGAGCGCGGCTGGGTGCGACCCGAGCTCGACTCGACGCTCGCGATCGAGATCGAGGCCGGACGACACCCCGTGGTGGAGCTCGGCACGCGCGACTTCGTCGCGAACGACGTCCGGCTGGACGGCGAGGACGTGCGCTTCCTCATCCTCACCGGGCCGAACATGGCCGGGAAGTCGACGTTGCTGCGGCAGGTGGCGCTGATCGCCTTGCTCGCGCAGATGGGCTCGTTCGTTCCCGCGCGACGCGCGCGGATCGGGATCGCCGACCGGATCTTCACCCGGGTGGGGGCCTCCGACTCGCTCGCGACCGGCGAGAGCACCTTCATGGTCGAGATGCGCGAGACGGCGGCGATCCTGCGCGAGGGGACCGGCCGGAGCCTGGTTCTGCTGGACGAGATCGGCCGCGGAACCTCGACTTTCGATGGACTTTCGATCGCCTGGGCGGTTGCGGAGCACCTGCACGACGCACCGGGGTTGCGCGCGCGGGTCTTGTTCGCGACTCACTACCACGAGCTGGCGGATCTGGCCCGGACGAAGTCGGCGGTGAGGAACTACCACTTCACCTGTGCCGAGCAGGACGGAGAGATCCTCTTCCTGCGGCGAATGGAGCCCGGAGCCGCCAGTCGCAGCTACGGAATCGATGTGGCGCGTACGGCCGGACTCCCCCCCAAGGTCATCCGACGTGCGCGGGAAGTCTTGCGCAACCTCGAAGGGGGGGAATTCGATGAACGCGGTGTTCCGCGCCTGGCGCGCGCGCCCGGCGCAGCCGGTGAGCCCGCCCAGCTCGGCCTGTTCGCGCCTGAGCCCGATCCGCTCCACGCCGCGCTGCGCGCGCTCGAGCCGGACCAGATGACGCCGATCGAGGCGCTCGTCGCGATCGACCGGCTGAAGCGCCTGGCCGGAGATCCCTCTTGA
- a CDS encoding 3-deoxy-7-phosphoheptulonate synthase, producing MQARNESSPNDLPTPAALRAKLERSPGVERTVERGRSAIRNALHGRDARLVAIVGPCSIHERDSALDYARRLARLGAELDDALILVMRTYFEKPRTSLGWKGMINDPRLDGSCEIGLGLERAREILLAIGELGLACGSELLDPITRHYIGDLLAWVGIGARTSESQIHREMASGLPMPVGFKNPTSGELAPARDAILAARSPHRHLGIAADGGFRRIETRGNPDVHLVLRGGERGPNYGARDVARAAELTSMLGLARPILIDCSHANAEKDHRRQPHVLREVLRQLEAKASPILGLMLESHLEPGRQALRAGEPIAYGVSLTDPCLGWDETEALLREAAACARASKRLEPAASMAPA from the coding sequence ATGCAAGCCAGGAACGAGAGCTCTCCAAACGACCTGCCCACACCCGCCGCGCTTCGCGCGAAGCTCGAGAGGAGCCCCGGCGTCGAGCGCACCGTGGAGCGCGGACGCTCCGCGATCCGCAACGCCCTGCACGGCCGCGACGCTCGGCTCGTGGCGATCGTCGGGCCCTGCTCGATCCACGAGCGCGACTCCGCGCTCGACTACGCGCGCCGCCTGGCGCGGCTCGGTGCCGAGCTCGACGACGCGCTGATCCTGGTCATGCGCACCTACTTCGAGAAGCCGCGCACGTCCCTCGGCTGGAAGGGGATGATCAACGACCCGCGGCTCGACGGCTCCTGCGAGATCGGGCTCGGCCTGGAGCGCGCAAGAGAGATCCTGCTCGCGATCGGCGAGCTCGGCCTCGCCTGCGGCAGCGAGCTTCTCGATCCGATCACCCGGCACTACATCGGCGATCTCCTCGCTTGGGTCGGAATCGGCGCGCGCACCTCGGAGAGCCAGATCCACCGCGAGATGGCCAGCGGCCTGCCCATGCCGGTCGGCTTCAAGAATCCCACCTCGGGCGAGCTCGCTCCCGCACGCGACGCGATCCTGGCTGCGCGCAGCCCCCATCGACACCTCGGCATCGCCGCCGACGGCGGCTTCCGGCGCATCGAGACGCGCGGAAATCCCGACGTCCACCTGGTGCTTCGCGGCGGCGAGCGCGGGCCCAACTACGGAGCGCGCGACGTCGCGCGCGCGGCCGAGCTGACCTCGATGCTCGGGCTGGCCCGGCCGATCCTGATCGACTGCTCGCACGCGAACGCCGAGAAGGACCACCGCCGCCAGCCGCACGTGCTGCGCGAGGTGCTGCGCCAGCTCGAAGCGAAGGCGAGCCCGATCCTGGGACTGATGCTCGAGAGCCACCTCGAGCCCGGACGCCAGGCGCTGCGAGCCGGCGAGCCGATCGCCTACGGCGTCTCGCTCACGGATCCTTGCCTGGGCTGGGACGAGACCGAGGCTCTGCTCCGCGAAGCCGCCGCGTGCGCTCGCGCCTCGAAACGGCTCGAGCCAGCCGCTAGCATGGCGCCCGCCTGA
- a CDS encoding VOC family protein has product MPDPRPFRVLGLQQIAVGSTDKAALRRLWVDLLGLTPTGTYTSESENVDEDIVRAGAGASAVEVDLMAPLDAEKRPRVHDPALNHVGLWVDDLRAAVDWLGAQGMRFTPGGIRKGAAGFDVCFIHPKGNAESPASGEGVLIELVQAPAEVIRAFDAAQRNT; this is encoded by the coding sequence GTGCCCGATCCCCGCCCCTTCCGCGTGCTCGGACTGCAGCAGATCGCCGTCGGCTCGACCGACAAGGCCGCGCTGCGCCGCCTCTGGGTCGACCTGCTCGGACTCACGCCCACCGGCACCTACACGAGCGAGTCCGAGAACGTCGACGAGGACATCGTGCGCGCCGGCGCGGGCGCCTCCGCCGTCGAGGTCGACTTGATGGCGCCGCTCGACGCCGAGAAGCGCCCGCGCGTGCACGATCCCGCGCTGAACCACGTCGGCCTCTGGGTCGACGATCTGCGCGCCGCCGTCGACTGGCTCGGCGCGCAAGGCATGCGCTTCACACCCGGCGGCATCCGCAAAGGCGCGGCCGGCTTCGACGTCTGCTTCATCCACCCCAAGGGAAACGCAGAATCACCCGCCTCGGGCGAGGGCGTCCTGATCGAGCTCGTCCAAGCTCCCGCCGAAGTGATTCGCGCCTTCGACGCGGCACAGCGAAACACTTAG
- a CDS encoding SDR family oxidoreductase, which yields MFDLTGHVALVTGGNGGIGLGMARGIAKCGGRLALWGRNAEKNAEAVAELRALGADAEAFVCDVGRESEIVRAMDQTLARFGRVDSCFANAGMGLARPFVEMSVADWNAVLDVNLTGVFLCFRESARHMIARGGGGKLVVTSSIGSLHGMPRQANYAASKAGVIALIRSLAVELGRHDIQANAVLPGWIETEMTAPAMSWKKLYDTILHRTPAGRWGKPEEFEAVAAYLAARESRFHNGDVLRVDGGYAIF from the coding sequence ATGTTTGATCTGACGGGTCACGTGGCGCTGGTCACGGGCGGAAATGGCGGGATTGGTTTGGGAATGGCGCGCGGCATCGCGAAGTGCGGCGGGCGGCTCGCGCTCTGGGGGCGCAATGCGGAGAAGAACGCGGAGGCGGTCGCCGAGCTGCGCGCGCTCGGCGCGGACGCGGAGGCGTTCGTCTGCGACGTAGGGCGCGAGAGCGAGATCGTGCGCGCGATGGACCAGACGCTGGCGCGCTTCGGCCGTGTGGACTCGTGCTTCGCGAACGCGGGAATGGGTCTGGCGCGGCCGTTCGTCGAGATGAGCGTGGCGGATTGGAACGCCGTGCTCGACGTGAACCTGACCGGCGTCTTCCTCTGCTTTCGCGAGTCGGCCAGGCACATGATCGCGCGCGGCGGCGGCGGCAAGCTCGTGGTCACGTCCTCGATCGGCTCGCTGCACGGCATGCCGCGGCAGGCGAACTACGCCGCGAGCAAGGCCGGCGTGATCGCGCTGATCCGATCGCTCGCCGTCGAGCTCGGGCGGCACGACATCCAGGCGAACGCAGTGCTCCCCGGCTGGATCGAGACCGAGATGACCGCTCCCGCGATGTCCTGGAAGAAGCTCTACGACACGATCCTGCATCGCACGCCCGCCGGCCGCTGGGGAAAGCCCGAAGAATTCGAGGCCGTCGCCGCCTACCTCGCCGCCAGAGAATCCCGCTTCCACAACGGCGACGTGCTCCGCGTCGACGGCGGCTACGCGATCTTCTAG
- a CDS encoding AMP-binding protein, with the protein MAESRPPDILTIHAQLAPNKSAVIHDRPDGTILRWSFAELEEQANRLANALIALGLRPGEKLVWCGQNSPGVVRAVHAARKAGAVAVPLNYRLAPEEAQYVVDNSDSVMAYVDAEYAPLFAQIRAQIPKIREVLVYDGAAGAGQRDVDALIAAASPGQPRREAPAADAQTMIYTSGTTGKPKGAVRSAGNAEQSAALLQLIGYVPDDVYLTTGPLYHSGPGGFMAIAHALGNTVVVQKKFDAEDWLRLVETHEVTTTFSAPTPVRLVCNLPKEVKAKYDRSSMRRFIANAAPWSFALKQMYLSDFPGDSLFEVYGSTELGVNTVLRPEDQLRKPGSCGKPAPMVEIALFDDDGKRVTQPRVPGELSVRSPSVFATYHKAQEKFEEDRRGDYHTVGDVAYFDEEGFYYICDRKKDMIISGGVNIYPAEIEAVLDAHPDVLDVAVIGVPSEEWGESVHAVVVPLPGRKLSEADILAHGREHLAGYKIPRSVSFAEEIPRNASGKILKKVLREPFWAGRASKV; encoded by the coding sequence ATGGCCGAGTCCCGACCGCCCGACATCCTCACGATCCACGCGCAGCTCGCGCCGAACAAGTCCGCGGTGATCCACGATCGACCGGACGGGACGATCCTGCGTTGGAGCTTTGCGGAGCTCGAGGAGCAGGCCAACCGGCTCGCGAACGCGTTGATCGCGCTCGGTCTTCGACCGGGCGAGAAGCTGGTCTGGTGCGGGCAGAACTCGCCCGGAGTCGTGCGCGCGGTGCACGCCGCCCGCAAGGCGGGCGCGGTGGCGGTGCCGCTCAACTACCGACTCGCGCCCGAAGAAGCGCAGTACGTCGTCGACAATTCCGACTCGGTGATGGCCTACGTCGACGCCGAGTACGCGCCGCTGTTCGCGCAGATCCGCGCGCAGATCCCGAAGATCCGCGAGGTGCTGGTCTACGACGGCGCGGCCGGCGCGGGTCAGCGCGACGTCGACGCGCTGATCGCCGCCGCGAGCCCGGGCCAGCCGAGGCGCGAGGCCCCCGCCGCGGACGCGCAGACGATGATCTACACCTCCGGCACCACCGGCAAGCCCAAGGGCGCGGTGCGCAGCGCAGGAAACGCCGAGCAGTCCGCCGCGCTGCTGCAGCTGATCGGCTACGTGCCGGACGACGTGTACCTGACGACGGGACCGCTCTACCACTCGGGCCCGGGCGGCTTCATGGCGATCGCGCACGCGCTCGGCAACACGGTGGTGGTCCAGAAGAAGTTCGACGCCGAGGACTGGCTGCGCCTGGTCGAGACCCACGAGGTGACGACCACGTTCTCCGCGCCGACCCCGGTGCGTCTGGTCTGCAACCTGCCGAAGGAGGTGAAGGCGAAGTACGACCGAAGCTCGATGCGCCGCTTCATCGCCAACGCGGCGCCCTGGTCGTTCGCGCTGAAGCAGATGTACCTGTCCGATTTCCCCGGCGACTCGCTCTTCGAGGTCTACGGGTCGACCGAGCTCGGCGTGAACACGGTGCTGCGGCCCGAGGACCAGCTGCGAAAGCCCGGCTCCTGCGGCAAGCCCGCGCCGATGGTCGAGATCGCGCTCTTCGACGACGACGGAAAGCGCGTGACACAGCCGCGTGTTCCCGGCGAGCTCTCGGTCCGCAGCCCGAGCGTCTTCGCCACCTACCACAAGGCGCAGGAGAAGTTCGAGGAGGACCGCCGCGGCGACTACCACACCGTCGGCGACGTGGCCTACTTCGACGAAGAGGGCTTCTACTACATCTGCGACCGCAAGAAGGACATGATCATCTCGGGCGGCGTGAACATCTATCCCGCCGAGATCGAGGCCGTGCTCGACGCTCACCCCGACGTGCTCGACGTCGCGGTGATCGGCGTGCCGAGCGAGGAGTGGGGCGAGAGCGTGCACGCGGTGGTCGTGCCGCTCCCCGGCCGGAAGCTCAGTGAAGCCGACATCCTCGCGCACGGCCGCGAGCATCTGGCCGGCTACAAGATCCCGCGCTCGGTCTCGTTCGCGGAGGAGATCCCGCGCAACGCGTCGGGGAAGATTCTGAAGAAGGTGCTGCGGGAGCCGTTCTGGGCGGGTCGGGCCAGCAAGGTGTGA
- a CDS encoding potassium transporter Kup: MQNGGTERPGPDGSAGDRPGSVNVRRLTLAAIGVVYGDIGTSPLYAIRECFHGTYGTTPSPENILGVCSLVFWALLLVIVVKYLSFVMRADNNGEGGVLALLALGERGAEKRNPRVRVIAFMLALFGTALLYGDGMITPAISVLSAVEGLEIAVPGLEPLVVYIALALLVGLFWVQRRGTERIGAWFGPISLVWFLAIACAGIPWIVREPGVLAAVNPLYAVRLLIDATGPGFFILGAVVLCVTGCEQLFADIGHFGRLPITLAWYAVVFPCLLLSYFGQGAYLLSAGAAGIENPFFGLLPEILLLPMVGLATLATIVASQAVISGSFSLTAQAIQLGYLPRMQIIHTSVHKEGQIYIPAVNWFLMLACIGLVLEFRASTGLAAAYGIAVTGAMTTTSILFLPIARRRLGLVATIGLGALFLVVDVSLFASNLPKIPHGAAFPLLIGVVLFTVMTTWRRGSELLNKHLNDVTLPLTSFIADVGREKPLRVLGTAVFMSGYPDGLPLALGHHFKHSKSLHERIVLLSIVTEHYPAVPRRDRVRVEFLGEGFVRVTARYGFMQTPSIADILRQIAATGVPVTVDQASFFLGRVTVLSGPKPDMARWRKKLFAALHYTAQPAAGYFGIPPGRAVELGMQITI, from the coding sequence GTGCAGAACGGGGGGACCGAACGGCCCGGACCGGACGGCTCGGCCGGCGACCGGCCGGGCTCCGTCAACGTTCGCCGCCTCACGCTGGCCGCGATCGGCGTGGTCTACGGCGACATCGGAACGTCTCCGCTCTACGCGATCCGGGAGTGCTTCCACGGCACGTACGGGACCACCCCGTCGCCGGAGAACATCCTCGGCGTCTGTTCGCTCGTCTTCTGGGCGCTCCTGCTGGTGATCGTGGTGAAGTACTTGAGCTTCGTGATGCGCGCCGACAACAACGGCGAGGGCGGCGTGCTCGCGCTGCTCGCGCTCGGCGAACGCGGCGCGGAGAAGCGCAATCCGCGCGTCCGAGTGATCGCGTTCATGCTCGCGCTATTCGGCACCGCGCTCCTGTACGGCGATGGGATGATCACGCCGGCGATCTCCGTGCTCTCCGCGGTCGAGGGGCTCGAAATCGCGGTTCCGGGACTCGAGCCCCTGGTCGTCTACATCGCGCTCGCGCTCCTGGTCGGCCTGTTCTGGGTGCAGAGGCGCGGCACGGAGCGGATCGGCGCGTGGTTCGGGCCGATCTCGCTGGTCTGGTTCCTCGCCATCGCCTGCGCCGGAATCCCCTGGATCGTGCGCGAGCCGGGGGTGCTCGCCGCCGTGAATCCGCTCTACGCCGTGCGGCTGTTGATCGACGCGACGGGTCCCGGCTTCTTCATCCTCGGTGCGGTAGTGCTCTGCGTGACCGGCTGCGAGCAGCTCTTCGCCGACATCGGCCACTTCGGACGACTTCCGATCACGCTCGCCTGGTATGCGGTGGTGTTCCCTTGTCTGCTGCTCTCGTACTTCGGGCAAGGGGCCTACCTGCTCAGCGCGGGCGCGGCGGGAATCGAGAACCCGTTCTTCGGACTCCTGCCCGAAATCCTCTTGCTGCCCATGGTCGGCCTCGCGACGCTCGCGACGATCGTGGCCTCGCAGGCGGTGATCTCCGGCTCGTTCTCGCTCACCGCGCAGGCGATCCAGCTCGGCTATCTGCCCCGCATGCAGATCATCCACACGTCCGTCCACAAGGAGGGGCAGATCTACATTCCCGCGGTGAACTGGTTCCTGATGCTCGCCTGCATCGGTCTGGTTCTGGAATTCCGGGCCTCCACGGGCCTGGCAGCCGCGTACGGGATCGCGGTCACGGGCGCGATGACGACGACGAGCATCTTGTTCCTGCCGATCGCACGGCGAAGGCTCGGCCTGGTTGCGACGATCGGGCTCGGAGCTCTCTTCCTCGTGGTCGACGTCTCGCTCTTCGCTTCGAACCTGCCGAAGATCCCGCACGGAGCCGCGTTCCCGCTCCTGATCGGGGTCGTGCTCTTCACGGTGATGACCACCTGGCGGCGCGGCTCGGAACTGTTGAACAAACACCTGAACGACGTGACGCTCCCGCTCACCTCGTTCATCGCCGACGTCGGGCGCGAGAAGCCGCTGCGCGTGCTGGGGACCGCGGTGTTCATGTCGGGTTATCCGGACGGGCTTCCGCTCGCGCTCGGTCACCACTTCAAGCACTCGAAGTCGCTGCACGAGAGGATCGTCCTGCTCTCGATCGTGACCGAGCACTACCCGGCCGTGCCGCGCCGGGATCGCGTCCGCGTCGAATTCCTCGGCGAGGGCTTCGTCCGCGTCACGGCGCGCTACGGCTTCATGCAGACGCCGTCGATCGCGGACATCCTGCGTCAGATCGCGGCGACGGGTGTTCCGGTCACGGTCGATCAGGCGAGCTTCTTCCTCGGCCGCGTGACGGTCCTCTCGGGCCCGAAGCCCGACATGGCGCGCTGGCGCAAGAAGCTCTTCGCGGCGCTGCACTACACCGCCCAGCCCGCCGCCGGCTACTTCGGCATTCCGCC